GCGCTGCTCCTGGAGCCCGAGGGCCGGGAGCGGGAGACGTCTGAGGCCGCGCAGCCGCAGCGGTGGGCGTGGAGCCGGCGGGGTGGCCGCTCTCAGCGGGGAGGGGTTTTGGCCGGGAGGGCCAGGACTGCGGCCCCGGGTCGTAGGAGGTTGGTGGGAGCCCAAGAAGCGGGGGGAAGGCGGAAGGGAAGGTTCAGCGAGAgtgccggggccggggcggtgCCCTGGCGGGGCAATGCGGGCCGCGGCCGAGGGcgcgccggggcgggcggcgcgggcACGGGTCAAAGTGTTGTGAAAGAAAAGGGCTGCAGAGGACAAAGGTGGCACAGACggctgtgtgctctgtgtggCGACCTGGAAGAGCCTGGTGCTCAAAAGATACGTGATTTTCCCACCTTTAATAGACCGGGGAACGTAGGGTCATCCCTGCGAGTGCAGTTTGTTTCTGCCAAGTCGCAGCTGCAAAGAACCTGAATGGCACCTCAGTGCTCAAACACTAATTGTGTAGTGCTGCGTTGGAGGTAGGCCTTATGCTCCCTCTGTATGTACCTGGTTAATGCATCAGGGGCTTTCACTATCCTGTCTGAGAAGGGTAGAATCCCAAAGGTTTTTTTGCTCCTCAAAGAGACCAGGAAGGCTAGAATGGTAGGttttaaagaagttttcttCCCACAGGCAACTTTTTGGGTCCTGTGTAGCTAAGCGTGTTCAGAATTACTCAGGAAGTACATTCGTAGGTCTGACAGCATTTATAAACAGCGTAAGATGGTTCACTTGACATTGGTTATGGGTGGAGGAGTTAGACAAGATGACTTCCAGAGATCCCTCCTAATCTGTATTATTCCAtgcttcaaataaaaagaagagagtAGGTGTGCTCAGTGCTGGTAAGAACAAAATATGAAGGAGGAAATCTTAGTACAACTTTGATGCAACGAATAGGCAAGAGCTTCCAAGGGTCATTGTGGCAATTCTGTCAAAGAAGAGCTCAGTTATGATGGAGAAAGCAGACTGAGACATTGTTTCTAACAAAAGAAATTGTCAACAAAATatgggttggttggttgtgcCTTTAGTCTGCTAAGGCAGTATGAGCGATAGCTACAGGGGTGCAAGACCTCTTCATTCATCTCTTGCAGTTTAGCTACCTAAGAAAGACTACCCAGAAGACTAGTCTTCTGGTGAGGCAGTGGTGCCTGGTTTTGTGTCTAAGGAATTGTCTTCATGCAGGACATCTTTTTGTACGTGTTCTGTCAAAAGGGCCACCGCCTGAGGTGCAGGTATTTAATCCTCTTCCTGCTCTCTGGAAGAAGATTTCAAGTTGCCAGTGGAAGTAGGCACCTGGTTTGATACAAGCACCTGTTACTTTGTTACAGAAAAGGATCTTTCAGGCTCTGTCACAGGAGACCAAAATCATTATGCAATTGCATGAGCTGATGGTGTCCTTGCATGTGTAACACTCTGTGCTCTTCTGGTTATCACACATCAGAAAGGGTGTAACAGACATAAGTAAGGCAATGGGTAGGGTGTCAGGATTAAGAGCTTGGACAGTCTTTAGTGAGATACAGAATGGCTTCCATATGTGAAAGAGGAACTAAATAGACCTGAAGGAGGATGTGGAAGCAGAGTATAATACAGAAGAGTAGCCTCTTAAGTTATGAATAGTAAAGGGAAGATATGAGAAATGCATAGTATTATCTaatcaaaaagcaaattaagaacAAAAGGAAGTACTTCTCCACAAATAATGAAACTCATTGCCTCAGGATATTATGGAGACAATGTATAATCGGgttcaaaaatgttttattcaaatGTATGGAAAAGAGGTTCATAACTAATGCTTGGATTTTGCCTCTGGCTCCTCAGGAAGTCCCGGAACAACTGATTGGTTTCTATTGGTTGCAGAATAGAAGATCATTCTACAGAAGTACTTTCTTCTTGCACTCCTTCCTAAACATCTAAGCTAGGTACTTCAGAATCCTTTCacatttcaaaaagcttttttttttcctttcttcaaaggcagaaacaaaaacccctaGGGCTAGTGGTAAAACATAATGTTATGTAGTGTAACTTAGTATTAAACTAGTGTAAATACAGTAGTATCAAGTTGTGCTCTGTAATGTTTGCAGTGTGGTTGTCCAGCACAGATACTTAGGGTGGAGTGAGACATTGAGGCTAAATGACTTTAGTACAAGAATAATGTTTGCAAGAACAATACAATTACAACTACTACGGTGGCTTTGAATAAAAAGCTTAATGATACATTATGGCCTTTAGATATATAAATCATATATTTCATCAACCTGTTAAATTACCATAATGCCAGTAttggtgtccctgcacatggcaggggattggaactaggtgatcttcaaggtcccttccaatgcaaaccattctatgcttctgtTGAAATACTACATTACACACATAATTTTGTTAGTAGTTCAGAAATCATTAAGAATTAACTTGCATTTGTAGAAATGGTGTCTTATTTAGttcaagttgtttttttttttttggtgagtaGAAATTAACACATCACTAATTCTATAATCCAATATTACAGAATACTACAAATTAGTAAAGGCCACGGTGTTGACAAGAACAGTGCTTATTCCCTTACTACAGTGACCTGAAATTCATGGTTTATTTGCAatttgtgaattatttttgcagATGGGAAAGGTTTGTGCCGTTTTTGGAGGATCCCGAGGAATAGGAAAAGCTGTCGCAGAATTACTGGCACAGAAAGGCTGCCACCTGGCGATTATTGGTCGAAATCTGGAAGTAGCCCAGACCACTGCACAGAGTCTTGGTGGTAtgtatgctgctgctttgcaattATTTCTTCACTGTCTGATGCGTAGGTAACTTGTAAAAGTAGTAAGTCATTAAGTAAACCTCATCGTTTAACGAGATGAAAATAAAGGCTGAggaatttggaagaaaaactgtACAATTTTGTTTTCGCAATGTTGATTGGCAAAGTGAAGTGTGTTGCCTGTTCTGTCCGCAAGATTCAAATTGTAAGATGAAAGGAATTGTTCAAGGCCACAACAGGGAGGTGGCATGAATTGAGTCATCCTTGGCTTCTGACCAAGCCAGAACTGAGACCAGTCTGCTGATGCGGAACTTCTGATTTCAAAAGGCCAGAAGTATAAACAAGAAATTGTCACGTAActaataaatacttaaaaattgtCCTTATTTAATTCTCTGGAGATTAAATAGGTTCCTCAAGTTCTAACTAGTTCAACATCTGTTTTTGCAATTGAGTTGATAAGTTCTGAAGGAGGTTTAGGAGCAACATACCATCTTGTACTATTATTATGATGTGCCTTTATTTCAATATAGCAGGGCATCTGGCAATTAGGTGTGATGTATCCAGTGAACAAGAAGTCCAGAATGCTTTTGAGGAGATGCAGAGGAATTTAGGTCCTATTAACTACTTGGTTAATGCAGCTGGGATCAACAGGTTAGTTACTCGTTACAAGGTTGTATGTGGCTCTAGATAACAGCTTCTCATTGTAAAGTGCTAAGGGCCTTTGCACTTACTGTGTTGTTAATGAGTACATCTGAAAACAGCATGAAGTGCTCACTGATGTTTTGTTCCTGATGACAGTAATGGCTTCTAACAGATGATACAAGTTTCACTGTAGTTTCTGCGTTCTGAGTTTGAATTCCCCCtcaattcttctttcttcctctttctccccctAAAATGGTCCAAAGCAATGTTTAATATCTCTCTGCAAAGCAGGCTTTGTTACCAGAAGCACAgccagctttttttcttgcaatgtCACAGTTTTGAATGCTAGAATGTATAGAATCATATAAATCCCCATTGATACTCCATTCATCAGTCATATTTTATTATGAGTAAATGTGATCATTGGGGTTGCACGGTGagttctttttggttttgtttttttcatctgtttgccAGGGATGGTTTGTTACTGAGAACCAAGACTGAAGACATGGTAGCCCAGATTCACACTAACCTTTTGGGAACAATGTTGACATGCAAAGCTGCTGTAAAAAGCATGATTCAACACCAGGGAGGTGCTATTGTCAATATAGGTAAGTTCCTTGTCTAACCCAGTGGAATTCTATGAACTAGTTTTCTGGGAAGGCTTAGCAGGTGTAACATCTTGAAATGTTGCTTGTTACAAttgacttgttttctttgttattaGACATTCTGTATTTAGCATTTCTTTATGAATGCTTATTCTTTTGTGTAATTTCAGCAACTTCTAAATGTAAAACCAGCTTGTTTCAGTAATAAGTACCTCAGAGATTATATTTTATTGAATGAAAAAAGTGTTACCATTCTTTATCAGCTCTTTCAGTAGCTAAATCTACCAGCTGCTAGTTAGTAGGTAAGAGTCAAATAGGTACAgttggtttctttctgtttttttctcctgtgcaaGGATATTTTTTAGGAAGCGCTTCATCTTCCTCTCCTGGTGCCTGTTTGTCAGCGTAAGATATATGGATTCCACAAAAATCACAGATAATTGAGGCATTTGCTTATCCCAGCGGTAGGCTATAAAGTACCTTTAGTAATAtacttttaattccttttcttgtattctcattttccattccaaatataaaactaaaatgatGAAGCTAGTATGAGGTTTCGAATTAGTCATTTAATCTTCTCTTTGATGTTTATTTCTAGGTAGTGTTGTAGGACTTAAAGGCAACTCTGGTCAAAGTGTATATAGTGCTACCAAAGCAGGATTGGTTGGATTTTCACGCTCCCTTGCTAAAGAAGTAGCGAAAAAGCAAATTCGAGTCAATGTGGTTGCTCCAGGTTCGTTTTGGGGGAATTCCTACATCCTTTACTGTTGCCTTACATCAAGACTGCTGGATAGTGCTGTACTCTGAAAGTAACTTAATAcaaattactattattttcatCAACTTTTATaagtaaatgcttttaatatcttttttcag
The window above is part of the Strigops habroptila isolate Jane chromosome 7, bStrHab1.2.pri, whole genome shotgun sequence genome. Proteins encoded here:
- the CBR4 gene encoding carbonyl reductase family member 4 isoform X3, whose product is MGKVCAVFGGSRGIGKAVAELLAQKGCHLAIIGRNLEVAQTTAQSLGAGHLAIRCDVSSEQEVQNAFEEMQRNLGPINYLVNAAGINRDGLLLRTKTEDMVAQIHTNLLGTMLTCKAAVKSMIQHQGGAIVNIGSVVGLKGNSGQSVYSATKAGLVGFSRSLAKEVAKKQIRVNVVAPGFIHTEMTAHLEEDQLKKAILLGRFGEPREVAQAVVFLLENPYVTGSILVVDGGLHLMT
- the CBR4 gene encoding carbonyl reductase family member 4 isoform X4, producing the protein MGKVCAVFGGSRGIGKAVAELLAQKGCHLAIIGRNLEVAQTTAQSLGGHLAIRCDVSSEQEVQNAFEEMQRNLGPINYLVNAAGINRDGLLLRTKTEDMVAQIHTNLLGTMLTCKAAVKSMIQHQGGAIVNIGSVVGLKGNSGQSVYSATKAGLVGFSRSLAKEVAKKQIRVNVVAPGFIHTEMTAHLEEDQLKKAILLGRFGEPREVAQAVVFLLENPYVTGSILVVDGGLHLMT
- the CBR4 gene encoding carbonyl reductase family member 4 isoform X2 translates to MGKVCAVFGGSRGIGKAVAELLAQKGCHLAIIGRNLEVAQTTAQSLGAGHLAIRCDVSSEQEVQNAFEEMQRNLGPINYLVNAAGINRDGLLLRTKTEDMVAQIHTNLLGTMLTCKAAVKSMIQHQGGAIVNIGSVVGLKGNSGQSVYSATKAGLVGFSRSLAKEVAKKQIRVNVVAPGLELIIGTSLHLLLENAYTLIEKHERPRKAGMKASLSLPVMKGESLERKFCEDKVVISQDDLVKANCHP
- the CBR4 gene encoding carbonyl reductase family member 4 isoform X1, with the translated sequence MGKVCAVFGGSRGIGKAVAELLAQKGCHLAIIGRNLEVAQTTAQSLGAGHLAIRCDVSSEQEVQNAFEEMQRNLGPINYLVNAAGINRDGLLLRTKTEDMVAQIHTNLLGTMLTCKAAVKSMIQHQGGAIVNIGSVVGLKGNSGQSVYSATKAGLVGFSRSLAKEVAKKQIRVNVVAPAHSAACLVLPLMPFRPLHKPGFIHTEMTAHLEEDQLKKAILLGRFGEPREVAQAVVFLLENPYVTGSILVVDGGLHLMT